Proteins from a genomic interval of Phyllopteryx taeniolatus isolate TA_2022b chromosome 3, UOR_Ptae_1.2, whole genome shotgun sequence:
- the cabp1a gene encoding calcium-binding protein 1a isoform X1 has translation MSSSFPNCDSATSLLKTSSRRSTHVNERAAESRRSHHQHHRHRPAAAAGLHSNGTAEEALLSAESDVSARRPLCHPSLVGSRDRGESARVKCRPHASDSHLVDPPEPHGEAGRGVRERGTHRHHRRRKHNREERPPEPELPPEPEPEHRRRCRARPPPGMPSLLDSRDDRTPLCEPREQERAAWTKSGGQATRSPPSASSPVPLSSTSSRRSRRSSAASSASDGNLRAVLNSLFGQDRELRPEEMDELRDAFKEFDKDKDGFISCKDLGNCMRTMGYMPTEMELIELSQQINMNLGGHVDFEDFVELMGPKLLAETADMIGIKELKDAFREFDTNGDGAISTSELRDAMRKLLGHQVGLNEVEDILREVDLNGDGLVDFEEFVRMMSR, from the exons ATGAGCTCCTCCTTTCCAAACTGTGACTCCGCAACGTCATTGCTGAAAACCTCATCGAGAAGATCCACGCACGTCAACGAGCGCGCGGCGGAGAGCCGGAGAAGCCATCATCAGCACCATCGCCACCGtcctgccgccgccgccgggctCCACAGCAACGGGACCGCCGAGGAGGCTCTCTTGTCGGCCGAGAGCGACGTCAGCGCCCGGAGACCGCTGTGCCACCCTTCGCTCGTTGGCAGTCGGGACAGAGGTGAATCCGCGCGGGTCAAGTGTCGACCCCACGCATCTGACAGCCACCTCGTGGACCCCCCTGAGCCTCACGGCGAGGCCGGCCGCGGCGTGAGGGAACGCGGCACTCACCGACACCACCGCCGCAGGAAGCACAACCGCGAGGAGCGACCGCCCGAACCGGAGCTGCCGCCGGAGCCGGAGCCGGAGCATCGCCGCCGTTGCCGCGCACGCCCTCCCCCGGGGATGCCCTCTCTTTTGGACAGCCGCGACGACAGGACTCCCCTGTGCGAGCCGCGGGAGCAGGAGAGGGCAGCTTGGACCAAAAGCGGGGGCCAGGCCACTCGGTCGCCGCCGTCCGCCAGCTCTCCTGTGCCGCTGTCCAGCACCTCCTCTCGCCGCTCCCGGAGGTCCAGTGCTGCTTCGTCTGCATCGGATGGCAACCTACGTGCCGTCCTCAATTCACTCTTTGGTCAG GACAGAGAGCTCCGTCCAGAGGAAATGGATG AGTTGCGGGACGCATTTAAAGAGTTTGACAAGGACAAGGATGGTTTTATCAGCTGTAAAGACCTTGGAAACTGCATGAGAACTATGGGATACATGCCTACTGAAATGGAGCTGATCGAATTGAGCCAGCAGATAAATATGAACC TGGGCGGTCATGTTGATTTTGAGGATTTTGTAGAGTTAATGGGTCCAAAACTCCTTGCCGAAACTGCGGACATGATAGGAATAAAAGAATTAAAAGATGCCTTCAGAGAG TTTGACACAAATGGAGATGGTGCCATAAGTACGTCTGAGCTCCGAGATGCAATGCGTAAGCTTCTGGGCCATCAG GTGGGTCTAAATGAAGTGGAGGATATTCTGCGGGAGGTTGATTTGAATGGCGATGGGCTTGTTGACTTTGAAg AGTTCGTACGAATGATGTCTCGTTAA
- the cabp1a gene encoding calcium-binding protein 1a isoform X2, with product MGLVETRVYAPLKSQAATVTEKRSSWSFLMPFFSFGMGNCLPSPLTMDRELRPEEMDELRDAFKEFDKDKDGFISCKDLGNCMRTMGYMPTEMELIELSQQINMNLGGHVDFEDFVELMGPKLLAETADMIGIKELKDAFREFDTNGDGAISTSELRDAMRKLLGHQVGLNEVEDILREVDLNGDGLVDFEEFVRMMSR from the exons ATGGGTCTTGTTGAAACCAGAGTTTATGCTCCTCTCAAAAGTCAAGCTGCAACTGTTACGGAGAAAAGGTCCTCCTGGTCCTTTTTAATGCCGTTTTTCTCCTTTGGTATGGGCAACTGCTTACCTTCACCCCTCACAATG GACAGAGAGCTCCGTCCAGAGGAAATGGATG AGTTGCGGGACGCATTTAAAGAGTTTGACAAGGACAAGGATGGTTTTATCAGCTGTAAAGACCTTGGAAACTGCATGAGAACTATGGGATACATGCCTACTGAAATGGAGCTGATCGAATTGAGCCAGCAGATAAATATGAACC TGGGCGGTCATGTTGATTTTGAGGATTTTGTAGAGTTAATGGGTCCAAAACTCCTTGCCGAAACTGCGGACATGATAGGAATAAAAGAATTAAAAGATGCCTTCAGAGAG TTTGACACAAATGGAGATGGTGCCATAAGTACGTCTGAGCTCCGAGATGCAATGCGTAAGCTTCTGGGCCATCAG GTGGGTCTAAATGAAGTGGAGGATATTCTGCGGGAGGTTGATTTGAATGGCGATGGGCTTGTTGACTTTGAAg AGTTCGTACGAATGATGTCTCGTTAA
- the asphd2 gene encoding aspartate beta-hydroxylase domain-containing protein 2 — MEWSLESVREMVAGGMQSVRECEVCACTTVACVLLLFLWYCYRVGRDHSSTPLRGRYLTGPGRIGGVVGGFIGSDCRNRSKGKPGSLLEEQNGFAFCQSSDCFRCTSAGESLNQRLYHSLQEYAKRYTWSGMGRVHKGVRDQGRYLNSRPTIQRPEVFFLPDLPSAPFFSREIQRHDVELLEQSFPALLAEFESIYNQPPARSGSPLPPGWKVNNTPRGQWWTYYLVNQGTPLVLNVRRCPRAWRVLSQLRTFIANNVFGNACFSVLSPGALITEHYGPTNVRLRCHLGLRVPSSCELVVGGEPQCWSEGSCLLFDDSFLHRAFHEGVAEDGLRVVFMVDLWHPNVAAAERQALDYIFTPGRLEEKEAK, encoded by the exons ATGGAGTGGTCACTAGAGAGTGTGAGGGAGATGGTGGCTGGAGGGATGCAGTCTGTAAGAGAGTGTGAGGTTTGTGCTTGCACTACAGTGGCGTGTGtcctgctgttgtttttgtggtactgCTACAGGGTAGGCCGTGATCATAGCTCTACTCCATTGCGGGGAAGGTATCTGACTGGGCCCGGCAGGATcggaggggtggtggggggattCATTGGCTCAGACTGTCGTAATAGGAGCAAAGGGAAACCTGGGTCATTGTTAGAGGAGCAGAATGGCTTCGCTTTCTGCCAGTCGTCCGACTGTTTCCGCTGCACCAGTGCTGGAGAAAGTCTGAATCAGAGGCTCTATCACAGCCTGCAGGAATACGCCAAACGTTACACCTGGTCAGGTATGGGGAGAGTGCACAAAGGAGTTCGTGACCAAGGCCGATACCTTAACAGCCGACCAACCATTCAGCGGCCTGAGGTCTTTTTCCTCCCTGACCTACCGTCGGCTCCTTTCTTCTCCAGGGAAATTCAAAGACATGATGTGGAACTCCTGGAGCAGAGCTTCCCTGCCCTTCTGGCTGAGTTTGAGAGCATCTACAATCAACCCCCAGCCCGCAGCGGCTCCCCCCTGCCACCGGGATGGAAAGTCAACAACACTCCTCGTGGCCAATGGTGGACCTACTACCTGGTCAACCAAGGCACCCCTCTGGTACTTAATGTCAGGAGGTGTCCACGGGCCTGGAGGGTGCTAAGCCAGCTGCGCACTTTCATTGCCAACAACGTGTTCGGAAATGCCTGCTTCTCTGTGCTGTCACCGGGAGCTCTCATCACTGAACATTATGGTCCAACAAACGTGCGGCTGCGCTGCCACCTGG GTCTCCGAGTGCCCTCCTCCTGTGAGCTTGTCGTCGGTGGAGAGCCACAGTGCTGGTCTGAGGGAAGCTGTCTGCTTTTTGATGACTCTTTCCTCCACAGGGCCTTCCACGAGG GGGTTGCAGAGGACGGCCTTAGAGTGGTCTTCATGGTTGACCTCTGGCACCCAAATGTGGCCGCCGCCGAGAGACAAGCCTTAGACTACATTTTCACTCCAGGCCGCTTAGAGGAGAAGGAAGCCAAATAG